The window TCTCCTCGAAGTCCTCGACGCCCCAGAGATTGCGGTTCTGGCAAACGGCGCGGAGATAGAAGCTCGCCATGCCGAGCGTCTTCGCGCCCACCTCGGAATTCCAGCAGTAGAAGCCGCGGAAGTAGAGGTCCGGCGAGCCGTCGGGAAGACGCCCGGCCTCGATCGGATTGAGATCGTCGACCAGGAAGAGGAAGACGTCGCGATCGGAGGCGTAGAGCGTCGTGGTGTCCTGGGTGATATCGACGCGCGGATTGTAGATCCCTGTCGACCAGTCGAGCACCCCCGGCACTTTCCAACGGGTGTCACCCGTGCCGTTGCCGGCGATGCGCTGAACCGCGGCGACTAGTTCGTGGTCGAAGATGCGGCCGTAGTCGGGGCCGGTGACGGCACGCAGCTCAATGCGCCCATCTTCGATCTCCAGCGTCTTCACCTGCTCGGCGCGATGGGAGGTCAGCCCATACTGCAGGTTGATGCCAGCCAGCGGCGCAGGAAGCTGACGCAGATAGGCCGCCGGCGCGCCGACCAGGCCGGCGAGCTGGCCGAAGCTCCAGTGGGTCGGAGCGATCGGCGTGTCGGAGCCCGGCAGCATCAGCGCCAAGCGCTCGGCGTCGTCGCGGCTGGCCTCCACGCGGATCGCCGCGCTCTCCACCGTCCGGGTCCGGCTGCGCTCGGTTCGGCCGCGCACCGCAGCGTAGAGGTCGGACAGGGATAGGTAACGCTCGTCCGCCGGCCGCTTGAACCACTCCGAGGAAACGCGGCCGACACGCTGGCCGCGACTCACGTCCACCTTGTAGCCGCCGACGTGTTCGCGAGCGGTGTCCAGAATTTCCACCTGGGTCATGGGTCGTCTCCATGACGGGCGCTGGAAGCCTCTCTCCCAGCCCTCAACCCGTCACGGAAACTCGGTCCGCACTCTCACTCTCTTGCGGGGCGTTGCAGGGCGGCAGGCCCTGCAGAAGGGGTCGGCCGAGACCGCGGGCTCGGATGCAGGGGAAGGCTTTCCCAACCTAACGGTCAGCTCCGGCATGAAAGTCTTATGGCTTTGCATCTTTCCTCGGCACATCAATGCTGATACAAATCCTCGGAGAATACACCTCATACTCCGAGCCGACGTATCTTGCCCGAGCCCGCATCCCAGCGCCGAACTGCCCACACCGTGCTGAAAGCGCGTGGTATCGCGCGTCTGGCCGAACTGCGCGCGGAGGGAGTGACTGCGGCCACCATGAGCCGTATGGAGCGAGATGGTGAGGTCCTTCGGCTTGCGCGGGGGCTTTATCAGCTCCCTGATGCGCCGCTCGACGCTCACCATAGTCTCGCCGAGGCAGCGAAACGGGTCCCCAAAGGGGTGGTCTGCCTGGTCTCGGCCCTCGCGTTCCATCAGCTTACCGATCAACTCCCAAGGCAGGTGTGGCTCGCCATCGGCCAAAAGGATTGGGCTCCCAAGGGGCATGGCGTGCCTGTTCGGCTCGTAAGATTTACGGACCGCCTCCTTACGGAAGCCGTGGAGTTCCACACCATCGAGGGGGTGCCCGTAAAGGTTTTCGGGGTCGCCAAGACGGTCGCCGACTGCTTTCGGTATCGCAACAAGATCGGTCTTTCGGTGGCGATTGAGGGCCTCCAGGAAGCGCTTCGTCAACGCAAGACAACCCCCAGTGAAATGGCCAGGCAGGCGGAGCGAGGAGCAATCGCCACAGTCGTTCGACCTTATCTCGAGGCGCTGACCGCCAATGGCTAAGGAAATCAAGATCAGCGATACGTCGGCACTGTCTCCATTGCGGTATGCAATGCGGAAACTGGTGTGAGGGATAACCGATGAAGATCATCGACAACACCTCACTTCTTCTCGGAGATGACCTGAAGGCGACGCTGGGACGTGGCGCCCGACTCAAAATCGCGGCATCATGCTTCTCGATCTATGCTTTCGAGGCGCTCAAGAGCGAATTGTCAAAGGTCGAAAGCCTTCAGTTCATTTTTACGGCACCGACCTTTGTCCCAATGGAAATGACGGACCGCCTCCGCAAGGAACGGCGAGAGTTCTTCATTCCCAAAGCGACGCGCGAGCGAGGCCTGTACGGAACCGAGTTCGAGATACAGCTTCGTAATAAGCTGACCCAGCGTGCAGTCGCGCGGGAATGCGCTGACTGGATACGCAAGAAAGCTCGCTTTCGGTCGAACACGACCAAGGCACCGATGCAGCAATTCATCCATGCGGCAGCGGAAACGAGTGACGTCGCCTACATGCCGATCAGCGGCTTCACAGCTGTCGATCTCGGCTATCAGAAGGGCGACGCGGTATCGAACCTCGTCACGCGTATCGACGATGGCGCGCATACGCAGGTGTACCTGCAGTTATTCAACCAGATCTGGAACGATGAGGAAAAGCTCAGCGACGTCACGGCCGCCATTTGCGATCACATCGAGTCCGTCTACCAGGAGAACTCCCCGGAACGGATCTATTTTCATATTCTCTATAATCTCTTTCAGGACTTCCTCGAAGAAGTTGATCAGGACGCGCTGCCGAACGATCTGACCGGTTACAAAGACAGCCTCGTCTGGAACAAGCTCTTCAATTACCAGAGAGACGCCGCGACCGGCATTATCAATAAGCTTGAAATGCACAATGGATGCATTTTGGCGGATAGCGTCGGCCTTGGTAAAACTTTCACCGCCCTGGCGGTGATCAAATACTACGAACTGCGCAATCGGTCGGTGCTGGTTCTGTGCCCGAAGAAGCTTGCGGACAATTGGCGCAACTACAATACCAATCTGACAACGAACATTTTCGCCAAGGATCGCTTCAATTACGATGTCCTAAGCCATACCGATCTCTCCCGCACGTCAGGAGAGGCGTTCGGCATTCCGCTGAACCGGGTGAACTGGGGCAATTACGATCTCGTCGTCATTGATGAGTCGCACAATTTCCGGAACAACGATGTCTTCAAGGATCGAGAGACTCGCTACCAGAAGCTGATGAACAAGGTCATTCGTGCTGGCGTGAAGACCAAAGTTCTGATGCTATCGGCGACGCCAGTGAACAATCGGTTCAACGATCTGCGCAATCAGCTCGCGCTGGCTTACGAGGGTGACTCTGAAAACCTCAGTCGCAAGCTGAAAACCAACACTGGAATCGAGGAGATTTTCCGGCGCGCGCAGAAGGCATTCAACGCGTGGTCCGATCTGCCTCCAGAGGAGCGAACCGCGGCCGCGATCTTGAAAGCCCTCGACTTCGATTTCTTCGAGATGCTCGACGCCGTGACGATTGCAAGGTCCCGCAAGCATATCGAGACCTTCTACGACACCAAGGATATCGGCAAATTTCCCCAGCGCCGAAAGCCGCTTTCGTATCAGTGCCCGATCACCCATCGATCGGACGTGCTAGGCCTCAACGATATCTTCAGCAGCCTGTCGGTGCTCAAGCTCGCGGTCTACGCCCCGATCAGCTACATCCTGCCGAGCCGGCTTCGTAAGTACGAAGAAATCTACGACACCCAGGTGGAAGGCGGTCGCGGCAAGCTGCGGCAGGCCGACCGCGAGCGGAGCCTTCAGGCTCTGATGACCACCAATTTGCTCAAGCGGTTGGAGAGCTCTGTCGAAGCATTCCGCCTCACCCTACGGGCGCTGCACGGCAACATCGCGCAGACGCTCCAGGCTATCGACACCTATGAGAGCACGGGCGCGGCCCAGATCGTGAGCGACCATCTCGGCGATCCCGGTTTCGACCCGGACGATGACGACCTGAGCGGACTCGATGAGTTCACGGTCGGCAAGAAAATTCAGATCAGCCTGTCGGATATGGACATTCCGTCTTGGAAGCACGACCTCGCCGCGGATCTCACGCTCATTGGTGATCTGATCGCCTCGATGGATAAGGTGGGACCGGAGGATGATGCCAAACTGCAGCATCTGAAGGATGTCGTCACCCGCAAGGTTGCCGACCCGCTCAATGCGAGCAATCGCAAGGTTCTCATCTTCACCGCCTTCGCGGACACGGCGAAGTACCTTTATGCGAATCTAGCATCGGCATTTCTCGAGTCGGACGGCCTACACTGTGGCATGGTCACTGGCTCCGATGCGCCGAAGAGCACGCTGAAGAAGAGCTATGACTTCCAGTCCCTGCTCACGCTGTTCTCCCCGCGCGCGAAGGAGAAGCATCTGGTCCTGCCGCACGAAACGGGCGAGATCGACATCCTCATCGGGACGGACTGCATCTCCGAGGGCCAGAACCTTCAGGATTGCGACTATCTGATAAACTACGACATCCACTGGAACCCGGTGCGGATCATCCAGCGGTTCGGGCGCATCGACCGCATTGGCTCGCCCAATGCGCAAATCCAGCTCGTCAACTACTGGCCGGAAATCTCGCTCGACGAGTACATCAATCTCAAGGAGCGTGTCGAAAACCGTATGATGATCGCCGACGTTACGGCGACCGGCGATGACAACGTGCTGACCGCCAAGAGCAGTGACATCGCTTACCG is drawn from Novosphingobium decolorationis and contains these coding sequences:
- a CDS encoding type IV toxin-antitoxin system AbiEi family antitoxin domain-containing protein, yielding MLKARGIARLAELRAEGVTAATMSRMERDGEVLRLARGLYQLPDAPLDAHHSLAEAAKRVPKGVVCLVSALAFHQLTDQLPRQVWLAIGQKDWAPKGHGVPVRLVRFTDRLLTEAVEFHTIEGVPVKVFGVAKTVADCFRYRNKIGLSVAIEGLQEALRQRKTTPSEMARQAERGAIATVVRPYLEALTANG
- a CDS encoding helicase-related protein, whose translation is MKIIDNTSLLLGDDLKATLGRGARLKIAASCFSIYAFEALKSELSKVESLQFIFTAPTFVPMEMTDRLRKERREFFIPKATRERGLYGTEFEIQLRNKLTQRAVARECADWIRKKARFRSNTTKAPMQQFIHAAAETSDVAYMPISGFTAVDLGYQKGDAVSNLVTRIDDGAHTQVYLQLFNQIWNDEEKLSDVTAAICDHIESVYQENSPERIYFHILYNLFQDFLEEVDQDALPNDLTGYKDSLVWNKLFNYQRDAATGIINKLEMHNGCILADSVGLGKTFTALAVIKYYELRNRSVLVLCPKKLADNWRNYNTNLTTNIFAKDRFNYDVLSHTDLSRTSGEAFGIPLNRVNWGNYDLVVIDESHNFRNNDVFKDRETRYQKLMNKVIRAGVKTKVLMLSATPVNNRFNDLRNQLALAYEGDSENLSRKLKTNTGIEEIFRRAQKAFNAWSDLPPEERTAAAILKALDFDFFEMLDAVTIARSRKHIETFYDTKDIGKFPQRRKPLSYQCPITHRSDVLGLNDIFSSLSVLKLAVYAPISYILPSRLRKYEEIYDTQVEGGRGKLRQADRERSLQALMTTNLLKRLESSVEAFRLTLRALHGNIAQTLQAIDTYESTGAAQIVSDHLGDPGFDPDDDDLSGLDEFTVGKKIQISLSDMDIPSWKHDLAADLTLIGDLIASMDKVGPEDDAKLQHLKDVVTRKVADPLNASNRKVLIFTAFADTAKYLYANLASAFLESDGLHCGMVTGSDAPKSTLKKSYDFQSLLTLFSPRAKEKHLVLPHETGEIDILIGTDCISEGQNLQDCDYLINYDIHWNPVRIIQRFGRIDRIGSPNAQIQLVNYWPEISLDEYINLKERVENRMMIADVTATGDDNVLTAKSSDIAYRKEQLKRLQEEVIELEDVRTGISITDLGLNDFRMDLLNHIKEHGDLDHLPNGMHAVVPAQPALGLKPGVIFALKNIHDSVNINQQNRLHPYYLVYVGHDGGVVIDHTEVKRLLDLIRTSCKGQAEPIRAVCQLFNERTQDGRKMEQCSALLSAAIRSMIEVKAEKDIDSLFSGGRTTALVHTIAGLDDFELIAFLVIEEAAA
- a CDS encoding DUF932 domain-containing protein, encoding MTQVEILDTAREHVGGYKVDVSRGQRVGRVSSEWFKRPADERYLSLSDLYAAVRGRTERSRTRTVESAAIRVEASRDDAERLALMLPGSDTPIAPTHWSFGQLAGLVGAPAAYLRQLPAPLAGINLQYGLTSHRAEQVKTLEIEDGRIELRAVTGPDYGRIFDHELVAAVQRIAGNGTGDTRWKVPGVLDWSTGIYNPRVDITQDTTTLYASDRDVFLFLVDDLNPIEAGRLPDGSPDLYFRGFYCWNSEVGAKTLGMASFYLRAVCQNRNLWGVEDFEEITIRHSKYAASRFAHEAAPALTRFANSSPLPFVNGIKAAREKIVARSDEDRSDFLRKRGFSKSETAKIIETVLAEEGRKPESVFDFVQGITAVARDKTQQDARLDLEARAKKLLDRAA